A window of the Emys orbicularis isolate rEmyOrb1 chromosome 1, rEmyOrb1.hap1, whole genome shotgun sequence genome harbors these coding sequences:
- the LOC135873427 gene encoding olfactory receptor 52P1-like, producing MSCYNHSNPSTFLLMGIPGLEATHFWIAFPFCAMYVVALLGNFTLFFVITTEPSLHLPMYYFLCMLAGIDLVLTTSTVPKILSIFWFHSHEIGFECCVVQMFFIHSFSALESGVLLAMAFDRYVAICKPLRYIAILTNAVIAKIGLAVFVRGIGLMTPLTCMISRLPYCGPRVISHSYCEHMAVVKLACGDTMPNYVYGITAATFVVGSDSIFIAISYILILRAVLSLSSRDARLKSFSTCGSHVCVILVFYTPALFSFYTQRWGQNIPVHIHILLADLYLLVPPMLNPIIYGMKTKQIRGRVLRPFYPERSRLGFGPH from the coding sequence ATGTCCTGCTACAATCActccaacccctccaccttcctcCTAATGGGCATTCCGGGGCTGGAGGCCACCCACTTCTGGATCGCCTTCCCGTTCTGTGCCATGTACGTTGTGGCCCTGCTGGGGAACTTCACCCTCTTCTTTGTGATCACGACGGAGCCGAGCCTGCACCTGCCCATGTACTACTTCCTCTGCATGCTTGCAGGCATCGACCTGGTGCTTACCACCTCCACCGTGCCCAAGAtcctgagcatcttctggttccaCTCCCATGAAATCGGCTTTGAGTGTTGCGTGGTCCAGATGTTCTTCATCCACAGCTTCTCTGCCCTGGAGTCGGGGGTGCTGCTGGCCATGGCCTTCGACCGCTACGTCGCCATCTGCAAGCCATTGCGCTACATCGCCATCCTCACCAATGCCGTCATCGCCAAGATCGGGTTGGCCGTCTTTGTGCGGGGCATCGGGCTGATGACCCCCCTGACGTGCATGATCAGTCGCCTGCCCTACTGTGGGCCCAGGGTCATCTCCCACTCCTACTGCGAGCACATggctgtggtgaagctggcctgcggGGACACCATGCCCAATTATGTCTACGGGATAACGGCCGCGACCTTTGTGGTGGGCTCAGACTCCATCTTCATCGCCATCTCCTACATCCTGATCCTCCGGGCCGTCCTGAGCCTGTCCTCCAGGGACGCACGCCTTAAATCCTTCAGCACCTGCGGCTCCCATGTGTGCGTCATCCTGGTCTTCTACACCCCAGCGCTGTTCTCCTTCTACACGCAGCGCTGGGGCCAGAACATCCCTGTGCACATCCACATCCTGCTGGCAGACCTCTACCTCTTGGTGCCGCCCATGCTGAACCCCATCATATACGGCATGAAGACCAAGCAGATCAGGGGCCGGGTGCTGAGGCCATTCTATCCAGAGAGATCCAGGCTGGGCTTTGGCCCCCACTAG